In Cystobacter fuscus DSM 2262, one DNA window encodes the following:
- the ureA gene encoding urease subunit gamma, whose translation MHLSPRDIDKLLLHGAGFLAQKRLARGLRLNYPEAVALISTQLLEFIRDGKHSVEELMDLGRNLLGRAQVMAGVPEMIADVQVEGTFPDGCKLVTVSQPIAKHHGDLELALHGSFLPVPPLSLFPDALSTVMETPGEVIVQPGELVLNEGRDVIELEITNTGDRPIQVGSHFHFIETNRELVFDRRKAYGRRLNIAAGTAVRFERDEVETVQLVKIAGAQVIRGGNALASGPLSAQNAERAMEQVLARNFGHKDQEET comes from the coding sequence ATGCACCTGTCACCGCGTGACATCGACAAGCTGCTGTTGCATGGAGCGGGCTTCCTGGCCCAGAAGCGTCTGGCTCGGGGCTTACGGCTCAACTACCCCGAAGCGGTGGCACTCATCTCCACCCAGCTCCTGGAGTTCATCCGCGACGGCAAGCACAGCGTGGAAGAGCTGATGGACCTGGGAAGGAACCTGCTGGGCCGCGCGCAAGTGATGGCCGGCGTGCCGGAGATGATCGCGGACGTGCAGGTGGAAGGCACCTTCCCGGATGGTTGCAAGCTGGTGACGGTGTCGCAACCCATCGCGAAGCATCACGGCGACCTCGAGCTGGCACTCCACGGCAGCTTCCTTCCCGTGCCACCGCTCTCGCTCTTCCCTGATGCGCTGAGCACGGTGATGGAGACGCCGGGCGAGGTGATCGTGCAACCCGGTGAGCTGGTGCTCAACGAGGGCCGCGACGTCATCGAACTGGAGATCACCAATACGGGTGATCGTCCCATCCAGGTGGGCAGCCACTTCCACTTCATCGAGACGAACCGGGAGCTCGTCTTCGATCGACGAAAGGCATACGGCCGGCGGTTGAACATCGCGGCGGGCACGGCGGTGCGCTTCGAGAGGGATGAGGTCGAGACGGTACAGTTGGTGAAGATCGCCGGAGCGCAGGTGATTCGAGGTGGCAATGCACTGGCCTCCGGTCCCCTGTCCGCGCAGAACGCGGAGCGGGCCATGGAGCAGGTGCTCGCGCGGAACTTCGGTCACAAGGACCAGGAGGAGACATGA
- the ureC gene encoding urease subunit alpha, with the protein MSTKKISRADYAALYGPTTGDKVRLANTGLLAQVEHDHTVYGDECVFGGGKVLREGMGQQVGASNAEALDCVITNALIIDWKGIYKADIGIKAGRIRGIGKAGNPDVMAGVTPGMVVGVTTEVIAGEGHIVTAGGIDTHIHFICPQQADEALASGVTTWVGGGTGPATGSKATTCTPGMWNILRMLEATDTLPLNIGITGKGNTSSPEGLWEQIAAGAVGLKLHEDWGSSPAAIDTCLSVAEQEDVQVTIHTDTLNESGSVEDSLAAFKGRTIHTYHSEGAGGGHAPDIIRVCGYPNVLPSSTNPTRPYTVNTLDEHLDMLMVCHHLKKEIKEDMAFANSRIREGTIAAEDILNDMGAISMISSDSQAMGRVGEVISRTWQTAHKMREQRGRLPEEQGDNDNFRIRRYVAKYTINPAIAHGMSHEVGSVEPGKLADLVLWKPAFFGIRPELVLKGGLVAWSQMGDPGAAIPTPQPNYMRPMFGARGRALGATSIAFVSARSLDEGLVRGLGLTKQLSAVRQCRGIGKKDMKLNDFLPPDLAVAADKFWVYINKQPLLCEPAAWLPLGQLYSLF; encoded by the coding sequence ATGAGCACGAAGAAGATCAGTCGCGCCGATTATGCCGCCCTGTACGGTCCCACCACGGGTGACAAGGTCCGGTTGGCGAACACGGGGTTGCTGGCGCAGGTGGAGCACGACCACACCGTCTACGGAGACGAGTGTGTGTTCGGCGGCGGCAAGGTGCTGCGCGAGGGCATGGGGCAGCAGGTGGGCGCGAGCAACGCCGAGGCGCTGGACTGCGTCATCACCAATGCCCTCATCATCGACTGGAAGGGCATCTACAAGGCGGACATCGGCATCAAGGCGGGACGCATCCGCGGCATTGGCAAGGCGGGCAACCCGGACGTGATGGCTGGGGTGACCCCGGGTATGGTGGTGGGCGTGACCACCGAGGTCATCGCCGGCGAGGGGCACATCGTCACGGCGGGCGGCATCGACACGCACATCCACTTCATCTGCCCGCAGCAGGCGGATGAAGCGCTCGCCAGCGGCGTCACCACCTGGGTGGGTGGAGGAACGGGGCCCGCCACGGGCAGCAAGGCCACCACCTGCACGCCCGGGATGTGGAACATCCTGCGGATGTTGGAGGCCACGGACACGCTGCCGCTCAACATCGGCATCACCGGCAAGGGCAACACGTCCAGTCCCGAGGGCCTGTGGGAGCAGATTGCCGCGGGCGCCGTGGGGCTGAAGCTGCACGAGGACTGGGGTTCTTCTCCGGCCGCCATCGACACGTGCTTGTCGGTGGCCGAGCAGGAGGACGTGCAGGTCACCATCCACACGGACACGTTGAACGAGTCCGGCTCGGTGGAGGACTCCCTGGCCGCCTTCAAGGGCCGCACGATCCACACCTACCACTCGGAAGGCGCGGGCGGCGGGCATGCGCCCGACATCATCCGGGTGTGCGGCTACCCCAATGTCCTGCCCAGCTCGACCAACCCCACGCGTCCGTACACGGTGAACACGCTGGATGAGCACCTGGACATGCTCATGGTGTGTCACCACCTGAAGAAGGAAATCAAGGAGGACATGGCGTTCGCCAACAGCCGTATCCGCGAGGGGACGATCGCCGCGGAGGACATCCTCAACGACATGGGCGCCATCAGCATGATCTCCTCGGACAGCCAGGCGATGGGCCGGGTGGGCGAGGTCATCAGCCGCACGTGGCAGACGGCCCACAAGATGCGCGAGCAGCGGGGCCGCCTGCCCGAGGAGCAGGGCGACAACGACAACTTCCGCATCCGCCGCTACGTGGCCAAGTACACCATCAACCCCGCCATCGCTCACGGCATGTCCCATGAGGTGGGCTCGGTGGAGCCGGGAAAGCTGGCGGACCTGGTGCTGTGGAAGCCCGCCTTCTTCGGGATCCGCCCGGAGCTGGTGCTCAAGGGAGGGCTCGTCGCCTGGTCGCAGATGGGAGATCCGGGCGCGGCCATCCCCACGCCTCAGCCCAACTACATGCGGCCCATGTTCGGCGCGCGGGGACGGGCCCTGGGGGCCACGAGCATCGCCTTCGTGTCGGCGCGCTCCCTGGACGAGGGGTTGGTCCGGGGGTTGGGACTGACCAAGCAACTGTCCGCGGTGCGCCAGTGCCGGGGAATCGGCAAGAAGGACATGAAGCTCAACGACTTCCTGCCGCCCGACCTCGCCGTGGCCGCGGATAAGTTCTGGGTGTACATCAACAAGCAGCCGCTCCTGTGCGAGCCCGCCGCGTGGCTTCCCCTGGGACAGCTCTACTCGCTGTTCTGA
- a CDS encoding urease accessory protein UreF translates to MGSSWRVLQLADSGFPTGGFAHSGGLEAAVQHGEVRGREGLERFARELLWQVGHGALPALGAAWREPSLVAGVDARVEAFLTNHVANRASRTQGRAFLDTCARIFPEQVGPLRHAAREAGVRFHHAPLFGAVLRVLEVELLEVQQLLLSLSLRGALSAAVRMGIVGTHESHQLQHQLTPLLDEVLATCGGLGLEALAQTSPLVDLLGSTHDRLYSRLFLS, encoded by the coding sequence ATGGGCTCTTCCTGGAGGGTGTTGCAGCTGGCGGACTCGGGCTTTCCCACCGGGGGCTTCGCGCACTCGGGGGGATTGGAGGCGGCGGTGCAGCACGGCGAGGTGCGCGGCCGCGAGGGGCTGGAGCGCTTCGCGCGGGAGCTGCTCTGGCAGGTGGGGCACGGCGCCCTGCCCGCGCTGGGTGCCGCCTGGCGTGAGCCCTCCCTGGTGGCGGGAGTGGACGCGCGGGTGGAGGCGTTCCTCACCAACCACGTGGCCAACCGCGCGAGCCGCACCCAGGGCCGGGCCTTCCTGGACACCTGCGCGCGCATCTTCCCCGAGCAGGTGGGCCCCCTGCGCCACGCCGCGCGCGAGGCCGGGGTGCGCTTCCACCACGCGCCCCTCTTCGGCGCGGTGCTGCGCGTGCTGGAGGTGGAACTGCTCGAGGTCCAGCAGCTCCTCTTGTCCCTGTCGCTGCGCGGCGCGCTGTCGGCGGCGGTGCGCATGGGAATCGTCGGCACGCACGAGTCCCACCAGCTCCAGCACCAGCTCACCCCGCTGCTCGACGAGGTGCTCGCCACCTGTGGCGGGCTGGGCCTGGAGGCGCTCGCCCAGACGTCACCGTTGGTGGATCTGCTCGGCTCCACGCATGACCGGTTGTACTCGCGGCTCTTTCTCTCTTGA
- the ureG gene encoding urease accessory protein UreG, whose translation MHDDEHRGHGQDDADHTHEEWDHPGHFHERDKPHRADFSERSFTIGIGGPVGSGKTALVLALCRALRDNYRLGVVTNDIFTKEDAEFLVRNQALSPERIKAVETGGCPHAAIREDISHNLLALEELMEQLKPELLIVESGGDNLAAQYSRELADYTLYVIDVAGGDKVPRKGGPGITQSDLLIINKTDLAPHVGADLAVMERDARKMRGDGPFVFTQVTKGVGLQSVIDHIIGAWRKATGPAPRS comes from the coding sequence ATGCACGACGACGAACACCGTGGCCACGGCCAGGACGACGCTGACCACACGCACGAGGAGTGGGACCATCCCGGGCACTTCCACGAGCGCGACAAGCCCCACCGCGCCGACTTCTCCGAGCGCTCCTTCACCATCGGCATTGGCGGGCCGGTGGGCAGCGGCAAGACGGCGCTGGTGCTGGCCCTGTGCCGGGCGCTGCGCGACAACTACCGCCTGGGCGTGGTGACCAACGACATCTTCACCAAGGAGGATGCCGAGTTCCTCGTGCGCAACCAGGCCCTGTCGCCCGAGCGCATCAAGGCGGTGGAGACGGGCGGCTGCCCCCACGCGGCCATCCGCGAGGACATCAGCCACAACCTGCTCGCCCTGGAGGAGCTGATGGAGCAGCTCAAGCCGGAGCTGCTCATCGTGGAGAGCGGCGGCGACAACCTGGCGGCGCAGTACAGCCGCGAGCTGGCCGACTACACCCTCTACGTCATCGACGTGGCGGGCGGGGACAAGGTGCCGCGCAAGGGCGGGCCGGGCATCACCCAGTCGGATCTGCTCATCATCAACAAGACGGACCTCGCGCCGCACGTGGGCGCGGACCTGGCCGTCATGGAGCGAGATGCCCGGAAGATGCGCGGCGACGGGCCCTTCGTCTTCACCCAGGTGACCAAGGGGGTGGGGCTCCAGTCGGTCATCGATCACATCATCGGCGCGTGGCGCAAGGCCACCGGGCCGGCGCCCCGGAGCTGA